In Spirosoma aureum, a single genomic region encodes these proteins:
- a CDS encoding GNAT family N-acetyltransferase → MEVTYRLATENDLVEIIRMLSDDKLGALRENFQLPLPGAYRQAFNIIADDPHQELTVVEVNAEIVATFQLSFIQYLTYQGGIRAQIEAVRVKSNYRGKGIGKKIFQYAIQRARSKGAHLLQLTTDKKRPEAKRFYESLGFIDSHEGMKLHLR, encoded by the coding sequence ATGGAAGTAACGTATCGATTAGCTACCGAGAATGATCTGGTAGAAATTATCAGGATGCTCTCCGATGATAAATTAGGCGCATTACGGGAAAACTTTCAATTGCCATTGCCAGGTGCGTATCGGCAGGCATTTAACATTATTGCCGATGATCCGCATCAGGAGCTAACTGTGGTTGAGGTCAACGCCGAAATTGTCGCTACCTTTCAACTAAGTTTCATTCAGTACCTGACCTATCAGGGTGGTATAAGAGCACAGATTGAAGCCGTTCGGGTAAAATCGAACTACCGCGGAAAGGGAATTGGGAAAAAGATTTTTCAGTATGCCATTCAACGGGCCAGGTCAAAAGGCGCTCATCTGCTTCAGCTAACTACCGATAAAAAGCGTCCGGAAGCCAAACGGTTTTACGAATCACTGGGTTTTATTGATTCCCATGAGGGAATGAAACTTCATTTGAGATAA